DNA sequence from the Methanolobus psychrophilus R15 genome:
TCCGTTTCCAGGTGAAGTTATTGGTTTCCCATTGCATAGAACTCACCTTGTAATGACATTCATCGTTGCGACCGTCATTGTTGGTCTGCTCCACCTGAACCTTGGTTATGCGGTGGGCTTCATCAATGAGAAGAGGAAGCACGGTATATCTGCAGCTATTTTCGAGAAGGGCAGCTGGTTTGTTGTACAATTCGGTATCCTCCTTACAGTGCTTGGTTACCTCGGGATGCTACCTCCCGTAGCGGGAATCGTTGTGTTCCTCATCGGTGTGGTCATGCTTGTAAAAGGGGAAGGAGTAAAGGGTCCTATAGAATTGCCTTCACTCCTGAGCAATTCATTGTCCTATACTCGTATAATAGCTGTGGGATTGTCATCCATCTCTATTGCGTCAACTGTCAACCTGATCGCCTTTGGCATGATCTGGCCACCAGGGTCGCCAATTGGTGGAATGACTATCTTTGCGATTGTAGTGTTCTTATTCGGACACGCTTTGAACACTGCCCTGAGTATAATAGCCCCCGGTTTGCATGCGCTCAGGTTACAGTATGTAGAATTCTTCGGTAAATTCTACGAAGGCGGGGGGCGCAAATACGATCCATTCGGATATATTAGAAAGTACACGGAGGAAAAATAAAATGGTAACAGAAACAGTAACAATGATGGACCCTGCAGGATTGAAAGCAATCGGAGCAGCACTCGCAGTCGGACTTACAGGTTTTGCATCAGCATATGCTGAGAAAGAGATTGGTACCGCAGCAATAGGCGCAATGGCTGAGAATGAGAGTCTTTTCGGTAAGGGTTTGATCCTGACTGTAATTCCAGAAACGATCGTTATCTTCGGCCTGGTAGTTGCATTATTGATGCTATAAGTTGATTTAAGAGCATTTTTTGCTCTTAAATTCATTTTAAAGGTGAGTGAGCATGGGACTTGAAATTGTTGTTAAAGATATCATGGATGCTGCGCAGGCGGAAGTGACCCGGTTGGATCGCGAGGCTGATGCAGAGGCTTCCCTAATTCTGGAGGATGCCAGGCAGAACGCGAAAAAGATCATAGGTGAACGTCTTGCAAAGGCAGAGGATGATATCCGGAAAATGAGACAGCAAGAAATATCCAGCGCAAATCTTGAAGTAAAGCGCACACTGCTCAATGCACGTAAGGAATTACTAGAGGATGTATATACCCGGGCTGAAAGATCCATTTCCGCATTTTCCCCTGAAAAGAATAAAGAGCTTCTGAAATCCCTCATTGAGAATAATGAAGCAAGCGGCAAAAGGATATATTCCAATGCAGCATCAGAAGAGATTGTAAGGAAACTGACTTCTCTTGAATATGCCGGCAATATTGAATGTCTTGGTGGCATTGTCATTGAGAATGAAGATGGGACTGTAAGGCTGGATTATACCTACGATGTCATCCTTAAAAGTGTGAGTGAGCAGTTGTTGAAGCAAACATCTGATATCTTATTCGGGTGATTTCTAAATGCGGCTGTTGCAGAAATTTAAGCGTGGCTACGGTTCAGGTTCAAAAGGTCACACTAACTACGCATACACGATACCACGTGTTCGTGCAATGAAAAGTAAGCTCTTGCCAAA
Encoded proteins:
- a CDS encoding H+transporting two-sector ATPase C subunit, with the translated sequence MVTETVTMMDPAGLKAIGAALAVGLTGFASAYAEKEIGTAAIGAMAENESLFGKGLILTVIPETIVIFGLVVALLML
- a CDS encoding V-type ATP synthase subunit E, with amino-acid sequence MGLEIVVKDIMDAAQAEVTRLDREADAEASLILEDARQNAKKIIGERLAKAEDDIRKMRQQEISSANLEVKRTLLNARKELLEDVYTRAERSISAFSPEKNKELLKSLIENNEASGKRIYSNAASEEIVRKLTSLEYAGNIECLGGIVIENEDGTVRLDYTYDVILKSVSEQLLKQTSDILFG